The following proteins come from a genomic window of Sesamum indicum cultivar Zhongzhi No. 13 linkage group LG10, S_indicum_v1.0, whole genome shotgun sequence:
- the LOC105171700 gene encoding 1-aminocyclopropane-1-carboxylate oxidase homolog 1, protein MAGGIDVSSNDQSYDRMEMLRAFDETKAGVKGLTDSGLLKIPRIFVRPSEELAQELTCKKTQVQVPLIDLSGILNADRRKRIVEEVRIASESWGFFQVVNHGIPLTVLDGMIDGVRKFNEQDVEEKKKYYSRDRMRRARFTSSHDLFHSRTASWRDTLSISFSDPDEIDHDELPACCRDSALEYSKHVEILGNILFGLLSEALGLKTDHLKNMECSQGHRLHGHYYPACPEPELAIGITKHSDAGFLTILLQSQIVSALQVLYQDQWVDIEPIPGGLVINIGDLLQLVSNGKFKSNEHRARATSIGPRISVACFFSGPVNGDKVYGPIEELISEQNPAMYKKVAISDYVAKFFKTGLDSFRALDHFKV, encoded by the exons ATGGCTGGAGGAATTGATGTTTCATCAAACGACCAAAGCTATGACAGAATGGAAATGCTAAGGGCGTTCGATGAAACAAAAGCTGGTGTAAAGGGCCTGACTGATTCAGGATTGCTGAAAATTCCTAGGATTTTCGTGAGGCCATCTGAGGAGCTGGCTCAAGAGTTGACATGCAAAAAGACTCAGGTTCAAGTTCCTCTGATTGATCTGAGTGGAATCCTGAACGCTGACAGGCGGAAGCGGATTGTTGAAGAAGTAAGGATTGCCTCAGAAAGCTGGGGGTTTTTCCAGGTGGTGAATCATGGGATTCCTCTAACTGTGCTTGATGGGATGATTGATGGTGTCCGGAAATTCAACGAGCAGGACgttgaggagaaaaagaagtaTTATTCAAGGGATCGGATGAGAAGAGCAAGATTTACCAGCAGTCATGATCTGTTCCATTCAAGAACTGCTAGCTGGAGGGATACCTTGAGCATTTCGTTTTCGGACCCTGATGAAATCGATCATGACGAATTGCCTGCTTGTTGCAG GGATTCAGCTCTGGAATACTCGAAACATGTCGAAATCCTGGGAAATATACTGTTCGGGCTATTGTCGGAGGCTCTTGGTCTCAAAACTGATCACCTGAAAAACATGGAATGCTCTCAGGGGCACCGCCTCCACGGCCACTATTATCCAGCGTGTCCTGAGCCTGAACTGGCTATCGGGATAACCAAGCATTCTGATGCTGGATTCCTCACAATTCTTCTGCAAAGCCAAATTGTCAGTGCCCTCCAGGTTTTGTATCAGGACCAGTGGGTTGACATTGAACCCATTCCAGGAGGTTTAGTGATAAACATAGGCGATCTTCTCCAG TTGGTATCAAACGGGAAATTCAAGAGCAATGAGCACAGAGCCAGAGCAACCAGCATCGGACCAAGAATCTCCGTGGCATGTTTTTTTTCTGGCCCTGTGAATGGAGATAAGGTTTATGGCCCAATTGAGGAGCTGATATCAGAACAAAATCCGGCCATGTACAAAAAGGTTGCAATAAGTGATTATGTAGCGAAGTTCTTCAAGACTGGACTGGACAGTTTTCGCGCTCTTGATCATTTCAAGGTGTGA